From Caulobacter segnis, a single genomic window includes:
- a CDS encoding peptidoglycan-binding domain-containing protein, whose protein sequence is MKAPRRLLWALGLLLLAFGGFWLWVYWPSGAPSPRPGQPHDETGYMPSQHVSSIDPPGAPPPVVGAPERCDGTDAPDTAAAVNAASLSTLAWTPFGKPETGWEIYAPRIAAEIGTTCGPGSNGFASALARWQGAHGLRQTGVVDPEVFGAMLVRWHLARPFVRVNRDGVCPGAPPEANLALAKPEESYGGKEIRLRPGALEAYRRMAGEARGRAC, encoded by the coding sequence TTGAAGGCGCCGCGCCGTCTGCTCTGGGCTCTGGGCCTGCTGTTGCTGGCCTTTGGCGGCTTCTGGCTGTGGGTGTATTGGCCGTCCGGCGCTCCGTCGCCCAGGCCCGGCCAACCGCATGACGAGACCGGCTACATGCCCTCGCAACACGTGTCGTCGATCGACCCGCCCGGCGCGCCGCCGCCCGTGGTCGGGGCGCCCGAGCGCTGCGATGGAACCGACGCGCCCGACACCGCCGCCGCCGTCAACGCCGCCTCCCTGTCCACCCTGGCCTGGACGCCGTTTGGCAAGCCCGAGACGGGCTGGGAGATCTACGCCCCGCGCATCGCCGCCGAGATCGGCACCACCTGCGGTCCGGGCTCGAACGGCTTCGCCTCGGCCCTGGCGCGGTGGCAGGGCGCGCACGGCCTGCGCCAGACCGGCGTCGTCGATCCCGAGGTGTTCGGCGCCATGCTGGTCCGCTGGCACCTGGCCCGGCCTTTCGTTCGGGTGAACCGCGACGGCGTCTGCCCCGGCGCGCCGCCCGAGGCCAATCTGGCGCTGGCCAAGCCGGAGGAGAGCTACGGCGGCAAGGAAATCCGTCTGCGGCCCGGCGCGCTTGAGGCCTACCGGCGGATGGCCGGCGAGGCGAGGGGGCGGGCGTGCTGA
- a CDS encoding D-alanyl-D-alanine carboxypeptidase family protein: protein MLTRPDALRIFSGFRAPDADAQRCARDRNCQGLIRTICSAHRTGLAMDVVIDAAPGFGPDSSADANRLAMARSPLYRWMVVNGGRFGFVNYAYEPWHWEWTGEPMLPGAPIASLPKAGSEPVTEPPEGSSAGRPAAASGARNKR, encoded by the coding sequence GTGCTGACCCGACCGGACGCCCTGCGGATCTTCTCGGGCTTTCGCGCTCCGGACGCCGACGCCCAGCGCTGCGCGCGCGACAGGAACTGCCAGGGGCTGATCCGCACCATCTGCTCGGCCCACCGCACGGGCCTGGCCATGGACGTGGTGATCGACGCCGCGCCCGGCTTCGGTCCCGACAGCTCGGCCGACGCCAACCGGCTGGCCATGGCCCGCTCGCCGCTCTATCGCTGGATGGTCGTCAACGGCGGCCGCTTTGGTTTCGTCAACTATGCCTACGAGCCCTGGCACTGGGAGTGGACGGGCGAGCCCATGCTGCCGGGCGCGCCCATCGCCAGCCTGCCCAAGGCGGGTTCGGAGCCGGTCACGGAACCTCCGGAAGGCTCCAGCGCTGGAAGGCCGGCCGCAGCTTCAGGCGCTCGTAATAAGCGCTGA
- a CDS encoding glutathione S-transferase family protein, giving the protein MTIPKVLGRTSSINVRKVLWTLDELHVAYEREDWGHGFSSTSDPKFLKLNPNALVPVLIDQHGPIWESNAICRYVGAGTPLFPEDRRQRALVDQWMDWQATELNTAWRYAFAGLVRKTPGFTDPEQIQASITAWNTVMGLLSARLVDTGCYVAGDQFTLADIVLGLSVHRWLFSPIERETWPAVSAYYERLKLRPAFQRWSLPEVP; this is encoded by the coding sequence ATGACCATCCCAAAGGTCCTCGGTCGCACCTCGTCCATCAATGTCCGCAAGGTGTTGTGGACCCTGGACGAGTTGCACGTCGCCTACGAGCGCGAGGACTGGGGCCATGGCTTTTCGTCGACCAGCGACCCGAAATTCCTCAAGCTCAATCCCAACGCCTTGGTCCCGGTGCTGATCGATCAGCACGGGCCGATCTGGGAAAGCAACGCCATCTGCCGCTACGTTGGCGCGGGCACGCCGCTGTTCCCCGAGGATCGGCGCCAGCGCGCCCTGGTCGACCAGTGGATGGACTGGCAGGCGACCGAACTGAATACGGCCTGGCGCTACGCCTTCGCGGGCCTTGTGCGCAAGACGCCGGGCTTCACCGATCCCGAGCAGATCCAGGCCAGCATCACGGCCTGGAACACGGTCATGGGCCTGCTGAGCGCGCGCCTGGTCGACACCGGCTGCTACGTCGCCGGTGACCAGTTCACCCTGGCCGACATCGTGCTGGGCCTGTCGGTGCACCGCTGGCTGTTCTCGCCGATCGAGCGCGAGACCTGGCCGGCGGTCAGCGCTTATTACGAGCGCCTGAAGCTGCGGCCGGCCTTCCAGCGCTGGAGCCTTCCGGAGGTTCCGTGA